From a region of the Tenggerimyces flavus genome:
- a CDS encoding small basic family protein: protein MIATLGLVVGIVLGLLLQPAVPLWMQPYLPIAVVAALDAVFGGLRALLDGIFDDKVFVVSFIGNVLVAALIVYLGDQLGVGAQLSTGVVVVLGIRIFSNVAAIRRRLFKA from the coding sequence TCGTGGTCGGCATCGTCTTGGGACTGCTCCTCCAGCCCGCGGTACCGCTCTGGATGCAGCCCTATCTGCCGATCGCCGTCGTCGCCGCGCTGGACGCGGTGTTCGGCGGCCTGCGGGCGCTGCTCGACGGCATCTTCGACGACAAGGTGTTCGTGGTCTCGTTCATCGGCAACGTGCTGGTCGCGGCGCTGATCGTCTACCTCGGCGACCAGCTCGGCGTCGGCGCGCAGCTGTCGACCGGCGTGGTCGTCGTCCTCGGGATCCGCATCTTCTCCAACGTCGCCGCGATCAGGCGAAGACTCTTCAAGGCCTGA
- a CDS encoding DUF881 domain-containing protein produces the protein MKITNPAWRRLVRAFRPHVSRSQIAGAVLLALLGFAAAVQVRALRTDSGYPGTASRTELIQVLDGLQQKSRSLESEISEAEQVRARLTSDKDKTSTAIEQADERAVTLGILAGTLPAAGPGIKLTISGSGDAIYAALILNTIEELRDAGAEAIEINDQVRVVASSYMLDGQGGIVVDQSLIPPPYTIEAIGDPRTLATAMRIPGGVVDSVDDKGGHVQVSELDDTAINTVHRPRPPRFAKPAPDGEGGD, from the coding sequence ATGAAGATCACGAACCCCGCCTGGAGGCGCCTCGTCCGAGCGTTCCGACCGCACGTGTCGCGGTCGCAGATCGCCGGCGCGGTGCTGCTCGCGCTGCTGGGGTTCGCGGCCGCGGTGCAGGTGCGCGCGTTGCGTACCGACTCCGGCTACCCGGGTACGGCGAGCCGCACCGAGCTGATCCAGGTCCTCGACGGCCTGCAGCAGAAGTCGCGCTCGCTCGAGTCGGAGATCAGCGAGGCCGAGCAGGTACGCGCCCGGCTGACCTCGGACAAGGACAAGACGAGTACGGCAATCGAGCAGGCCGACGAACGCGCGGTCACGCTCGGCATCCTGGCCGGAACGCTGCCGGCGGCCGGCCCGGGCATCAAGCTCACGATCTCCGGGAGCGGCGACGCGATCTACGCGGCGCTGATCCTGAACACGATCGAGGAGCTCCGCGATGCCGGCGCGGAGGCGATCGAGATCAACGACCAGGTCCGCGTGGTCGCGAGCAGCTACATGCTCGACGGACAGGGCGGCATCGTCGTGGACCAGTCGCTGATCCCGCCGCCGTACACGATCGAGGCGATCGGCGACCCGCGCACGCTCGCCACCGCGATGCGCATCCCCGGCGGCGTGGTCGACTCGGTCGACGACAAGGGCGGCCACGTCCAGGTCAGCGAGCTCGACGACACCGCGATCAACACCGTGCACCGACCGCGGCCGCCGCGGTTCGCCAAGCCGGCGCCCGACGGCGAGGGCGGCGACTAG
- the gcvH gene encoding glycine cleavage system protein GcvH encodes MTYPDDLKYTSEHEWVREPGESDGSVRVGITNYAQDALGDIVYVTLPEVGAKVTRGEACGELESTKSVSDIYAPLTGQIVARNEALDTSPELVNSDPYGDGWMFELQTSNADELDDLLSAADYEAEVEKG; translated from the coding sequence GTGACTTATCCCGACGACCTCAAGTACACGAGCGAGCACGAGTGGGTGCGCGAGCCCGGCGAGTCCGACGGGAGCGTGCGGGTCGGCATCACGAACTACGCGCAGGACGCGCTCGGCGACATCGTGTACGTCACGCTGCCGGAGGTCGGCGCCAAGGTGACCCGCGGCGAGGCGTGCGGCGAGCTCGAGTCGACGAAGAGCGTGAGCGACATCTACGCGCCGTTGACCGGCCAGATCGTCGCGCGGAACGAGGCCCTGGACACCTCGCCGGAGCTGGTGAACAGCGACCCGTACGGCGACGGTTGGATGTTCGAGCTGCAGACGTCGAACGCGGACGAGCTGGACGACCTGCTGTCGGCCGCGGACTACGAGGCCGAGGTCGAGAAGGGCTGA
- a CDS encoding FHA domain-containing protein has product MVVCAHCGHENPEGSRFCSQCGRALGEERPAEQTATIAPVVIDSEYDRAEAELAPQEQAAVDALPPGCALLIVQRGPSAGSRFLLDTDLVTAGRHPDSDIFLDDVTVSRRHAEFRRTPDGFAVHDVGSLNGSYVNRDRIDEVVLAGGDEVQIGKFRLVYFASQRGGFGAASADSSGAEGTT; this is encoded by the coding sequence ATGGTGGTCTGCGCGCATTGCGGGCATGAGAACCCGGAGGGCAGCCGGTTCTGCTCGCAGTGCGGCCGCGCGCTCGGGGAGGAACGTCCGGCCGAGCAGACGGCGACGATCGCGCCGGTGGTGATCGACTCGGAGTACGACCGTGCCGAGGCCGAGCTCGCGCCGCAGGAGCAGGCGGCGGTCGACGCGCTGCCGCCGGGGTGTGCGCTGCTGATCGTTCAGCGCGGCCCGAGCGCGGGGAGCCGGTTCCTGCTCGACACCGACCTGGTGACGGCCGGGCGGCATCCGGACAGCGACATCTTCCTCGACGACGTGACCGTGTCGCGCCGGCACGCGGAGTTCCGCCGTACGCCGGACGGCTTCGCGGTGCACGACGTCGGCTCGCTGAACGGCTCGTACGTGAACCGCGATCGGATCGACGAGGTCGTGCTCGCCGGTGGCGACGAGGTGCAGATCGGCAAGTTCCGGCTGGTCTACTTCGCCAGCCAACGCGGCGGCTTCGGTGCCGCTTCCGCCGACAGCAGTGGTGCGGAGGGCACTACGTGA
- the ftsR gene encoding transcriptional regulator FtsR has translation MLSQLRPDFPDVTISKIRFLEAEGLIEPQRAPSGYRKFGHHDVERLRFVLTAQRDHYLPLRVIKDHLDALDQGLEPPALPVGPPQVPRMVSPGESHPQSEAFRHDERELRLSRAELLESAEIDAALLDQLESYGLVLSRAGREPYDGDALVIARIAGELASYGVEPRHLRAFKTAADREVGLFEQVVAPLLRQRGVSSQGRAEEVVRELAALSVRLHATLVKVGLRSRS, from the coding sequence GTGCTCTCTCAGCTACGTCCGGACTTTCCCGACGTGACGATCTCGAAGATCCGGTTCCTCGAGGCCGAGGGGCTGATCGAGCCGCAGCGGGCCCCGTCGGGGTACCGGAAGTTCGGGCACCACGACGTCGAGCGGCTGCGCTTCGTTCTCACCGCGCAGCGCGACCACTACCTGCCGCTGCGGGTGATCAAGGACCATCTGGACGCGCTCGACCAGGGCTTGGAGCCGCCGGCGTTGCCGGTCGGGCCGCCGCAGGTGCCGCGGATGGTGTCGCCGGGGGAGTCGCATCCCCAGTCGGAGGCGTTCCGGCACGACGAACGGGAGCTGCGGCTGTCGCGGGCGGAGCTGCTGGAGTCGGCGGAGATCGACGCGGCGTTGTTGGACCAGTTGGAGTCGTACGGCCTGGTGTTGTCGCGTGCGGGGCGGGAGCCGTACGACGGGGACGCGTTGGTGATCGCGCGGATCGCCGGCGAGCTGGCTTCGTACGGTGTGGAGCCGCGGCATCTGCGTGCGTTCAAGACCGCGGCGGACCGCGAGGTCGGGCTCTTCGAGCAGGTCGTGGCGCCGCTGTTGCGCCAGCGCGGAGTCTCGTCGCAGGGACGCGCAGAAGAGGTCGTCCGCGAGCTGGCGGCATTGTCGGTACGACTGCACGCGACTTTGGTCAAAGTGGGATTGCGGTCGCGTTCTTAA
- a CDS encoding bifunctional nuclease family protein: MRELDVVGVRVEMPSNQPIVLLREVGGERFLPIWVGAAEASAIAHAQQGIVPPRPLTHDLFRDVLVATGQELTEVRITDLREGVFYGILAFASGVEVSARPSDSIALALRLGVKIVCADEVLTEAGVAIPDEQEAEVEKFREFLDQVTPDDFDSPNNPNQ; encoded by the coding sequence ATGCGGGAGCTCGACGTGGTCGGTGTCAGGGTCGAAATGCCGTCCAACCAGCCGATCGTCCTGCTCCGGGAGGTCGGGGGCGAACGGTTCCTGCCGATCTGGGTAGGGGCCGCCGAAGCGAGCGCTATCGCCCATGCGCAACAAGGGATCGTGCCGCCGCGGCCGCTGACCCACGACCTGTTCCGGGACGTGCTGGTCGCGACCGGGCAGGAGCTGACCGAGGTCCGCATCACCGATCTGCGCGAGGGTGTCTTCTACGGCATCCTCGCGTTCGCGTCCGGCGTCGAGGTGAGCGCGCGGCCGTCCGACTCCATCGCGCTGGCGCTGCGGCTCGGCGTGAAGATCGTCTGCGCGGACGAGGTGCTGACCGAGGCCGGCGTCGCGATCCCGGACGAGCAGGAGGCCGAGGTCGAGAAGTTCCGCGAGTTCCTCGACCAGGTCACCCCGGACGACTTCGACAGCCCGAACAACCCGAACCAATAG
- a CDS encoding MerR family transcriptional regulator, which produces MTQPERTDAIVAAGEQGLLFGPEDGMPEAPAEDVGYRGPTACSAAGITYRQLDYWARTGLVEPTIRPATGSGTQRLYSFRDILLLKVIKRLLDAGVSLQQIRTAVTHLRDRGADDLADITLMSDGASVYECTSPDEVIDLLQGGQGVFGIALGRVSREVEGTLAELPGERTGGGETSADPHPSDELARRRQSRAI; this is translated from the coding sequence ATGACACAGCCAGAACGTACGGACGCCATCGTCGCGGCCGGTGAGCAGGGACTGCTCTTCGGCCCGGAGGACGGCATGCCCGAGGCGCCCGCCGAGGACGTGGGTTATCGGGGTCCGACCGCCTGTTCGGCGGCGGGCATCACGTACCGCCAGCTCGACTACTGGGCCCGCACCGGCCTGGTCGAGCCCACCATCCGCCCCGCGACCGGCTCCGGGACGCAGCGGCTGTACTCGTTCCGCGACATCCTGCTGCTCAAGGTGATCAAGCGGCTGCTTGACGCCGGGGTCTCGTTGCAGCAGATCCGCACCGCGGTGACACACCTGCGCGACCGCGGTGCTGACGACCTCGCCGACATCACGTTGATGAGCGACGGCGCGAGCGTGTACGAGTGCACCTCGCCGGACGAGGTCATCGACCTGCTCCAGGGTGGTCAGGGCGTGTTCGGCATCGCGCTCGGCCGAGTCTCCCGCGAGGTCGAGGGCACGCTCGCGGAGCTGCCGGGCGAACGTACCGGCGGCGGCGAGACCAGCGCCGACCCGCACCCGAGCGACGAGCTCGCGCGGCGCAGGCAGTCCCGCGCCATCTAG
- the gcvP gene encoding aminomethyl-transferring glycine dehydrogenase, whose translation MVAFAERHIGPSSEDRAKMLAATGYGSLDELVNAAVPTTIRTDRPLSLPDAASEAEALAELRAYADRNLRLTSMIGLGYYDTDTPAVIRRNVLESPAWYTAYTPYQPEISQGRLEALVNFQTVLTDLTGLDVAGASLLDEATAAAEAMTLIRRTNRSAKSTRFVVDADALPQTIAVVQTRAEPLGIEVVVADLTEGLPEGEFFGVLLQYPGASGALRDPASLVRDAHERGAEVAVAADLLALTLVRSPGELGANIAVGNTQRFGVPLMYGGPHAGYMAVRKGLERSLPGRLVGVSVDAAGKPAYRLALQTREQHIRREKATSNICTAQVLLAVVAGMYAVYHGPAGLKAIAARVHRHASTLAEGLRQGGVELVSESFFDTVSAYVPGRAAEVVAAARDRGVNLRLTDADHVGVACDELTTLAHVEAVWEAFGVGPYSDLSAGMAIPEALRRTSAYLTHPVFDRYHSETSMLRYLRGLADDDFGLDRGMIPLGSCTMKLNPTTAMEPISWPEFAGIHPFAPDEDTEGYRELIHQLESWLAEVTGYAAVSVQPNAGSQGELAGLMAIRAYHRAQGQPDRDLCLIPASAHGTNAASAVMAGMRVAVVATADDGTIDHADLEAKVEQHRDRLAAIMMTYPSTHGVYESDVRWVCDIVHEAGGQVYVDGANLNALLGLARLGEFGGDVSHLNLHKTFCIPHGGGGPGVGPVAVREHLAPYLPGHPVLGADSAVGPVSAAPYGSAGILPITWAYIRMMGGPGLTEATETAVLAANYVATRLAPHFRVLYTGRGGLVAHECIIDLRDLTKSTGVTVDDVAKRLIDYGFHAPTMSFPVAGTFMVEPTESEDLAELDRFCDAMIAIRGEIDRVGSGEWPADDNPLRNAPHTIEMIADSSWSHSYSREDAAYPVATLRRRKYWSPVRRIDQAYGDRNLVCVCPPPDAFAE comes from the coding sequence ATGGTCGCCTTTGCCGAACGTCACATCGGCCCGTCGTCCGAGGACCGGGCGAAGATGCTCGCCGCCACCGGCTACGGCTCCCTCGACGAGCTCGTCAACGCGGCCGTTCCCACCACCATCCGCACCGACCGGCCGTTGTCGCTTCCGGACGCGGCGAGCGAGGCGGAGGCGCTGGCCGAGCTGCGCGCGTACGCCGATCGCAACCTCCGGCTGACCAGCATGATCGGCCTCGGCTACTACGACACCGACACCCCGGCCGTGATCCGGCGGAACGTGCTGGAGAGCCCGGCCTGGTACACCGCCTACACGCCGTACCAGCCCGAGATCAGCCAGGGCCGGCTCGAGGCGCTCGTCAATTTCCAGACGGTGCTCACCGATCTCACCGGTCTGGACGTCGCGGGTGCGTCGCTGCTCGACGAAGCGACGGCCGCCGCCGAGGCGATGACGCTGATCCGGCGGACCAACCGTTCCGCCAAGAGCACTCGCTTCGTCGTCGACGCCGACGCGCTGCCGCAGACGATCGCGGTTGTGCAGACGCGCGCCGAACCGCTGGGCATCGAGGTCGTGGTCGCCGACCTCACCGAGGGGCTGCCGGAGGGCGAGTTCTTCGGCGTGCTGCTGCAGTATCCGGGCGCGAGCGGCGCGCTGCGCGACCCCGCGTCGCTGGTGCGCGACGCGCACGAGCGTGGCGCCGAGGTGGCTGTCGCCGCCGACCTGCTCGCGTTGACGCTCGTACGTTCGCCGGGCGAGCTCGGCGCCAACATCGCGGTGGGCAACACCCAGCGCTTCGGCGTTCCGCTGATGTACGGCGGTCCGCACGCCGGGTACATGGCCGTACGCAAGGGGCTCGAGCGGTCGCTGCCCGGCCGGCTCGTCGGCGTCTCGGTGGACGCGGCGGGCAAGCCCGCGTACCGGCTCGCCCTGCAGACGCGCGAGCAGCACATCCGGCGCGAGAAGGCGACCAGCAACATCTGCACCGCGCAGGTCCTGCTCGCGGTCGTCGCCGGGATGTACGCGGTCTACCACGGGCCGGCGGGGCTGAAGGCCATCGCCGCTCGAGTGCATCGACACGCTTCCACGTTGGCCGAGGGACTGCGGCAGGGCGGCGTCGAGCTGGTGTCCGAGTCCTTCTTCGACACGGTCTCGGCGTACGTCCCGGGCCGGGCCGCCGAGGTCGTCGCCGCAGCCCGCGACCGCGGTGTCAACCTGCGCTTGACGGACGCCGACCACGTCGGCGTCGCGTGCGACGAGCTCACGACGCTGGCGCATGTCGAGGCGGTGTGGGAGGCGTTCGGCGTCGGCCCGTACTCCGATCTGTCCGCTGGCATGGCGATTCCCGAGGCGCTGCGGCGGACCAGCGCGTACCTGACCCACCCGGTGTTCGACCGGTACCACTCCGAGACGTCGATGCTGCGCTACCTGCGTGGGCTCGCCGACGACGACTTCGGACTCGACCGGGGCATGATCCCGCTCGGCTCCTGCACGATGAAGCTCAACCCCACCACGGCGATGGAGCCGATCAGCTGGCCGGAATTCGCGGGCATCCACCCGTTCGCGCCGGACGAGGACACCGAGGGCTACCGCGAGCTGATCCACCAGCTCGAGTCGTGGCTCGCCGAGGTGACCGGGTACGCGGCGGTGTCGGTGCAGCCGAACGCGGGCTCGCAGGGTGAGCTCGCCGGGCTGATGGCGATCCGCGCGTACCACCGGGCGCAGGGCCAGCCCGACCGCGACCTGTGCCTGATCCCGGCGTCCGCGCACGGCACCAACGCGGCGTCGGCGGTGATGGCCGGCATGCGCGTCGCGGTGGTCGCGACGGCCGACGACGGAACGATCGACCACGCCGACCTCGAGGCGAAGGTCGAGCAGCACCGCGACCGGCTCGCGGCGATCATGATGACGTACCCGTCGACGCACGGCGTGTACGAGTCGGACGTCCGCTGGGTCTGCGACATCGTGCACGAGGCGGGCGGGCAAGTCTACGTTGACGGCGCGAACCTGAACGCCCTGCTCGGTCTCGCGCGCCTCGGCGAGTTCGGCGGAGATGTCTCACATCTCAACCTGCACAAAACATTCTGCATCCCGCACGGCGGTGGCGGTCCGGGCGTCGGACCGGTTGCCGTACGCGAGCACCTCGCGCCGTATCTGCCCGGGCACCCGGTGCTCGGCGCGGACTCGGCGGTCGGCCCGGTGTCCGCGGCGCCGTACGGTTCGGCCGGGATCCTGCCGATCACCTGGGCGTACATCCGCATGATGGGCGGGCCGGGACTGACGGAGGCGACGGAGACCGCGGTGCTCGCGGCCAACTACGTCGCGACGCGGCTCGCGCCGCACTTCCGCGTGCTCTACACCGGGCGCGGCGGGCTGGTCGCCCACGAGTGCATCATCGACCTGCGGGACCTGACGAAGTCGACAGGCGTGACGGTCGACGATGTCGCGAAGCGGCTGATCGACTACGGCTTCCACGCGCCGACGATGAGCTTCCCCGTGGCGGGCACGTTCATGGTCGAGCCGACGGAGTCGGAGGATCTGGCGGAGCTGGACCGGTTCTGCGACGCGATGATCGCGATCCGCGGGGAGATCGACCGGGTCGGCTCGGGGGAGTGGCCGGCGGACGACAACCCGCTGCGGAACGCGCCGCACACGATCGAGATGATCGCGGACTCGTCGTGGTCGCACTCGTACTCGCGTGAGGACGC